A stretch of Lathyrus oleraceus cultivar Zhongwan6 chromosome 6, CAAS_Psat_ZW6_1.0, whole genome shotgun sequence DNA encodes these proteins:
- the LOC127095949 gene encoding uncharacterized protein LOC127095949 produces MSIFTDFLDEIMEVFMDDFSVCEFSFEDCLANLEKILERCMETNLVLNWEKSHFMVTEGIVLGQIVSEKGIEVDKAKIEVIENLKPPKTIRKVLSFLGHAVYTDHAAIRYLIIKKDAKPRLLGWVFLLQEFDLDIRDKKGIENVVADHLSRLEYLKPDLVPINDDFTYDRLMEKIETIQDDNSDFPMDWNIERTLAVTNIPWPADFVNYLAVDTIPPDLNYQQKKKFFSDVRYFYWDEPLLFKGGTTDIFRRCVPEEEVGNIIKHCHSAPYGGHAGTSKTCAKILQDDLYWPTLWRDVHAYITRWDRCQRTGNVSRRDEMPLRNIQEVAIFDVWGVDFMGPFPSSMGNKYILVAVDYVSKWIEAIASPTNDTRVVIKLFKNNIFPRFGVPRLVISDGGSYFISRIFDKLLDKYGVKHRVETPYHPQTSGQVEVSNREITQILEKTVSISRKDWSQKLKEALWAYRTAYKTPIGTTLSHYSP; encoded by the exons atgtcaatcttcacAGACTTTCTCGATGAGATTATGGAAGtttttatggatgatttctcagTATGTGAGTTCAGTTTTGAAGACTGTCTAGCTAACCTTGAGAAAATTCTTGAAAGATGCATGGAAACAAACCttgtgctaaactgggaaaagaGTCACTTTATGGTTACCGAAGGAATAGTATTGGGACAGATAGTCTCCGAAAAGGGCATTGAGGTTGATAAAGCCAAAATAGAGGTTATAGAAAATCTCAAACCACCTAAGACCATTAGGAAAGTCCTtagctttcttggacacgccg TTTATACAGATCATGCAGCTATTCGATACCTAATAATCAAGAAGGACGCTAAACCTAGGTTACTTGGATGGGTCTTTTTACTGCAAGAGTTTGACCTGGATATTCGAGACAAGAAGGGCATAGAAAATGTAGTTGCTGACCACCTTTCTAGGCTTGAATATTTAAAACCAGACCTAGTGCCAATAAATGACGATTTTACCTATGATAGACTCATGGAAAAAATCGAAACCATTCAGGATGATAACTCTGATTTTCCAATGGATTGGAACATTGAAAGAACTCTAGCAGTGACCAACATACCTTGGCCAGCtgactttgttaattacctagctgtTGATACCATACCCCCAGACCTTAACTACCAACAGAAGAAGAAATTCTTTAGTGATGTAAGGTATTTTTATTGGGACGAACCTCTCCTTTTCAAAGGAGGGACAACCGACATATTTCGTCGCTGTGTCCCTGAAGAAGAGGTAGGAAACATCATAAAACATTGTCACTCcgcaccttatggtggacatgcagGCACATCTAAAACATGCGCTAAAATTCTCCAAGACGACCTCTATTGGCCAACATTATGGCGCGATGTTCATGCTTACATTACCAGATGGGATCGGTGCCAACGCACAGGGAACGTCTCAAGGCGTGACGAAATGCCATTAAGAAATATCCAAGAAGTAGCAATATTCGATGTTTGGGGGGTTGATTTTATGGGACCTTTTCCATCATCAATGGGAAATaagtatatcttagtagctgttgACTATGTGtctaaatggattgaagctatagccTCACCTACAAATGACACTCGAGTAGTGATTAAATTATTCAAAAACAAcatattccctagatttggagTACCACGCCTTGTTATAAGTGACGGTGGATCATATTTCATATCCAGAATTTTTGATAAACTTTTAGATAAATATGGAGTTAAGCACAGAGTAGAAACACCATATCACCCGCAgactagtggacaagtggaagtgtcaAATAGGGAGATTACACAAATCTTAGAGAAAACAGTTtcaatatctagaaaagattggtctCAGAAGCTTaaagaagcattatgggcctatagaaccgcttaTAAAACCCCTATAGGAACCACCCT GTCTCATTACTCTCCGTAG